The following coding sequences are from one Rutidosis leptorrhynchoides isolate AG116_Rl617_1_P2 chromosome 11, CSIRO_AGI_Rlap_v1, whole genome shotgun sequence window:
- the LOC139877442 gene encoding OVARIAN TUMOR DOMAIN-containing deubiquitinating enzyme 4-like encodes MISCAKYVHRSIGPRQTVMPQSLSSSCCFRLPLECVKPSYVTKTNGQHAFISSQLANQRSNLQSLTIKTAMRLRRGSQKTWFDLSGGSRNTSLRVMLPKQSIISRMKWSLVPGSWIQSCTAAGFVLGLSVCNSSSEPVHAEMKKNKGDECSSSVTNSSHGKQVHTDYSVIGIPGDGRCLFRAVAHGACLRSGKPAPNESLQRELADELRANVADEFVKRREETEWFIEGDFDSYVSQIRKTHVWGGEPELLMASHVLKMPITVYMNDKDSGGLISIAEYGHEYSKEDPIKVLYHGFGHYDALHIPGKKDSRSRL; translated from the exons ATGATATCCTGTGCGAAATACGTTCATCGTTCAATTGGGCCCCGCCAAACTGTGATGCCTCAATCTTTATCAAGTTCATGTTGTTTCCGTCTTCCTCTTGAATGTGTCAAACCTAGTTATGTTACAAAAACAAACGGTCAACACGCATTTATCAGTTCTCAACTTGCAAACCAAAGAAGCAACTtgcagtcattaactattaaaactGCTATGCGATTGAGACGGGGTTCACAAAAGACTTGGTTTGATCTTTCGGGCGGGTCCCGAAATACAAGCTTACGGGTTATGTTACCGAAACAATCGATTATTTCGAGAATGAAATGGAGTTTGGTACCTGGGTCTTGGATACAAAGTTGTACGGCTGCTGGCTTTGTATTGGGATTATCGGTTTGTAATTCGTCTTCTGAACCGGTACACGCTGAAATGAAAAAGAACAAAGGAGATGAATGTAGTTCCTCTGTTACTAATTCTTCACATGGGAAGCAAGTGCACACTGATTATTCGGTTATAG gAATACCTGGAGATGGGAGATGTTTGTTTCGGGCGGTTGCTCATGGAGCTTGTTTAAGATCAGGGAAGCCTGCTCCTAATGAGAGCCTTCAAAGAGAATTGGCCGATGAGTTACGCGCTAAC GTGGCGGATGAATTTGTCAAAAGACGAGAGGAGACGGAATG GTTCATTGAAGGTGACTTCGATTCATATGTATCACAAATAAGGAAGACACATGTATGGGGTGGCGAACCTGAATTGCTCATGGCATCTCATGTTCTCAA AATGCCAATTACGGTGTACATGAACGATAAGGATTCAGGTGGTCTAATATCGATTGCGGAATACGGTCATGAGTATAGCAAGGAGGATCCAATCAAAGTACTGTACCATGGGTTTGGTCATTACGACGCGTTACATATTCCTGGTAAAAAGGATTCCCGGTCCAGACTTTAG